The following are from one region of the Endozoicomonas sp. 4G genome:
- a CDS encoding type II toxin-antitoxin system HicA family toxin, with protein sequence MEAAGWKLDRVRGSHHIFKHPDFNRSVPIPHPKKDLKQGTLKAIRKQAGLI encoded by the coding sequence ATGGAGGCGGCCGGCTGGAAGCTCGACAGGGTGAGAGGAAGCCACCACATTTTCAAACATCCAGATTTCAACAGATCAGTACCCATACCGCATCCCAAAAAGGATTTGAAGCAGGGAACATTGAAAGCAATCAGGAAGCAAGCCGGACTCATATAA
- a CDS encoding YaiI/YqxD family protein, producing MKIWVDADACPVVIKEILFRAADRTETPLTLVANQPLRVPGSRFIKSLQVASGFDVADNEIVKRAEPGDLVITSDIPLAAEVIEKGAGALSPRGELFTEDNIRARLNMRDFMDTLRASGIESGGPPALSQSDRQQFANQLDKWLARFQCH from the coding sequence ATGAAAATTTGGGTTGATGCCGATGCCTGCCCGGTGGTGATTAAGGAAATTCTTTTCAGAGCCGCCGACCGAACCGAAACCCCGCTGACCCTGGTGGCCAACCAGCCACTCAGGGTTCCGGGATCCCGCTTTATAAAATCCCTGCAGGTCGCCTCCGGCTTTGACGTAGCGGACAACGAGATTGTCAAAAGAGCTGAACCAGGAGACCTGGTAATCACCAGCGATATTCCCCTGGCCGCTGAAGTGATTGAAAAAGGCGCTGGTGCATTGAGTCCTCGCGGTGAACTCTTCACAGAAGATAATATTCGGGCAAGACTGAATATGCGTGACTTTATGGACACACTCCGAGCCAGTGGTATTGAATCCGGTGGGCCTCCGGCACTGAGCCAGAGTGATCGCCAGCAGTTTGCCAACCAGCTGGATAAGTGGCTGGCCAGGTTTCAGTGTCATTAA
- a CDS encoding sodium-dependent transporter has product MDQENIACDKPPENAPQFTSRLGFYLAAVGSAVGIGNIWGFPTQTADNGGAAFVFVYLCFSFLLAWPMLVAELVIGRYGRSDPVSTLESVSNSFFFKLLGKLTGWASTITVLLIYTFYAIISGWIICFGLAPIAAALGLDSLAASLISFSPLPTMIAAGVFMAMVAAIVSGGVADGIEKWCSRLMPLLVLLILLLIAFTMTQEGALEGLRYFVLPDVSKLLSKDLLISALGQSFFSMSLGVGIMVVYGAYLTRDCNIPVMAAGVAVTDTLVAVMAGLLIIPGMFVALNHGIDIYTAEGALKSADKLVFDVLPQLFLQFGPLGIFLSLGFFLLLTITALTSAVSILEVPVAVFQRRHLAHRATSAWLISLITFGVSVCVMIWFDLLFDFVVNLTTRYAMPLLSLVVCIYAAWIWSRDQKLKELQKGYPDIEHSLFWKIWPWYIRFFCPFMVMVLIFFTF; this is encoded by the coding sequence ATGGATCAGGAAAACATCGCGTGTGACAAACCTCCGGAGAATGCTCCCCAGTTTACTTCCAGACTGGGTTTTTATCTTGCGGCTGTGGGCTCCGCTGTCGGTATAGGCAATATCTGGGGATTTCCTACCCAGACTGCCGACAACGGTGGTGCTGCCTTCGTTTTTGTTTATCTTTGTTTCTCTTTCCTTCTTGCATGGCCGATGCTGGTGGCTGAACTGGTGATTGGTCGTTATGGTCGTTCAGATCCGGTTTCTACGCTGGAAAGTGTCAGCAACAGCTTCTTTTTCAAGCTTCTGGGTAAGCTGACGGGTTGGGCATCAACCATCACGGTTCTGCTGATCTACACCTTTTATGCCATTATCTCCGGCTGGATCATCTGTTTTGGACTGGCTCCCATAGCGGCGGCCCTGGGGCTCGACAGTCTGGCGGCTTCACTGATTTCATTTAGTCCCTTGCCCACCATGATAGCCGCCGGAGTGTTTATGGCCATGGTGGCGGCCATTGTCTCTGGTGGTGTGGCTGACGGCATTGAAAAATGGTGCAGCCGTCTGATGCCACTGCTGGTACTGCTGATTCTGTTGCTGATTGCTTTTACCATGACGCAGGAAGGGGCGCTGGAGGGCCTTCGATATTTTGTCCTGCCGGATGTTTCCAAACTGCTGAGCAAAGACCTGCTGATCAGTGCCCTGGGCCAGTCGTTTTTTTCCATGTCCCTGGGAGTGGGCATTATGGTGGTTTATGGTGCCTACCTGACTCGCGACTGCAATATTCCCGTGATGGCTGCCGGTGTTGCGGTGACGGATACGCTGGTGGCGGTAATGGCCGGATTGCTGATTATTCCGGGCATGTTTGTGGCGCTCAATCACGGAATTGATATCTACACTGCCGAGGGTGCCCTGAAAAGTGCCGATAAGCTGGTGTTTGATGTTTTGCCACAGCTCTTTCTTCAGTTTGGTCCGCTGGGTATTTTTCTCTCTCTGGGCTTCTTTCTGCTGCTCACTATTACTGCTTTAACCTCAGCGGTTTCCATTCTGGAAGTGCCGGTCGCGGTTTTCCAGAGACGACACCTTGCCCACAGGGCTACCAGCGCCTGGCTGATCTCGCTGATTACCTTCGGGGTCAGTGTCTGCGTCATGATCTGGTTTGATCTGCTCTTTGACTTTGTGGTCAACCTGACAACCCGATATGCTATGCCTCTGTTGAGCCTGGTCGTCTGTATCTATGCGGCCTGGATTTGGTCCAGAGATCAAAAACTGAAAGAACTGCAGAAAGGCTATCCGGATATTGAGCACAGTCTCTTCTGGAAAATCTGGCCCTGGTACATCCGGTTTTTCTGCCCGTTCATGGTGATGGTCCTGATCTTTTTCACTTTTTGA
- the yciH gene encoding stress response translation initiation inhibitor YciH — MSSKLVYSTDMGRIREDKVKETVGDGNVRVRPEKKGRGGKVVTVISGLPLAGNDLKAYAKTLKKRCGGGGAVKDGNIELQGDHVDVMVDVLKKAGYDAKRSGG, encoded by the coding sequence ATGAGCAGCAAACTGGTTTATTCGACCGATATGGGTCGCATCAGGGAAGACAAGGTTAAGGAAACCGTGGGTGATGGCAACGTCCGTGTCCGCCCGGAAAAGAAAGGCCGTGGCGGCAAAGTCGTGACCGTCATCAGCGGCCTGCCTCTTGCGGGTAACGACCTCAAGGCTTATGCCAAAACATTGAAAAAGCGCTGTGGCGGTGGTGGTGCTGTAAAAGACGGCAATATCGAATTACAGGGTGACCATGTGGATGTCATGGTCGATGTACTCAAAAAAGCCGGATACGATGCCAAGCGTTCAGGGGGTTAA
- a CDS encoding DUF2333 family protein, producing MPGGKTIAVAAGVVVIGLAALGMYWSNEPDSFSVKANTDQMAQANGQEVVVGYTTTATLYRIADTLLNKPGGYLRNDIGPPGVLMDNMPSWELGVLVQVRDMARSLRKDMSRSQSQSQEDRDLAIAEPQFNFDSKSWILPSSEKEYQRGIDKLGNYMNRLPDRQDRAQFYARADNLTRWLTDVETRLGSLSQRLSASVGKPRINTDLAGDAEASQSTEASALVEVKTPWTKIDDVFYEARGSSWALIHLMKAVEVDFADVLEKKNATISLKQIIRELEATQETVWSPFILNGGGFGVLANHSLVMANYISRANAAIIDLRRLLEKG from the coding sequence ATGCCCGGGGGTAAAACGATTGCCGTCGCGGCGGGTGTCGTAGTGATTGGTCTGGCTGCTTTGGGGATGTACTGGAGCAATGAGCCGGACAGTTTTTCAGTAAAAGCCAATACTGATCAGATGGCACAGGCGAATGGCCAGGAAGTTGTGGTGGGTTACACGACGACGGCTACGCTTTATCGCATTGCCGATACACTGCTGAACAAGCCCGGTGGTTATCTTCGCAATGATATCGGCCCTCCCGGTGTGCTTATGGACAATATGCCAAGCTGGGAGCTGGGTGTACTGGTTCAGGTGCGTGATATGGCGCGCTCCCTTCGTAAAGATATGAGTCGTTCACAGTCTCAGTCCCAGGAAGATCGTGATCTGGCCATTGCCGAGCCTCAGTTTAACTTTGATTCCAAGAGCTGGATTCTGCCTTCCAGTGAAAAAGAATATCAGCGTGGTATTGATAAACTGGGCAATTATATGAACCGACTGCCTGACAGGCAGGACCGTGCCCAGTTCTATGCCCGTGCCGATAACCTGACCCGCTGGCTGACCGATGTTGAAACCCGTTTGGGCAGTCTTTCGCAAAGGTTAAGTGCCAGTGTCGGCAAACCGCGCATTAATACCGATCTGGCGGGGGATGCCGAAGCTTCCCAGTCCACAGAAGCCAGCGCCCTGGTAGAAGTGAAAACACCCTGGACCAAAATCGACGATGTTTTCTATGAGGCCCGAGGTTCTTCCTGGGCACTGATTCATCTGATGAAGGCGGTAGAAGTGGACTTCGCTGATGTGCTGGAGAAAAAGAACGCCACCATCAGCCTGAAGCAAATCATTCGGGAGCTGGAAGCCACCCAGGAAACGGTTTGGAGTCCCTTCATTCTTAATGGTGGTGGGTTTGGCGTACTGGCCAACCATTCGCTGGTCATGGCTAATTATATTTCCCGTGCCAATGCCGCAATCATTGATTTGCGCCGGTTGCTTGAGAAGGGATAA
- a CDS encoding type II toxin-antitoxin system HicB family antitoxin has product MKYPIAIEWGDDEHATGIAIPDIPGAITAGDTYEEAYKGAVEVAHIMLEEMVGNGEEVPLPSPVKDLMVNPDYEGWGWGLIEVDLSPYLGKTEKINVTLPGVLVNKIDSYVKSHDVKSRSAFLADAAMEKLRL; this is encoded by the coding sequence ATGAAATACCCAATTGCTATTGAGTGGGGTGACGATGAGCATGCCACTGGTATTGCAATACCTGACATACCGGGGGCAATCACGGCAGGGGATACCTACGAAGAAGCTTATAAGGGGGCCGTTGAGGTCGCTCATATTATGTTAGAGGAGATGGTTGGTAACGGTGAGGAGGTTCCTCTTCCATCTCCAGTGAAAGACTTGATGGTCAATCCGGATTATGAAGGATGGGGTTGGGGCCTGATCGAAGTAGATTTATCTCCTTACCTTGGGAAAACAGAAAAAATCAATGTCACGCTTCCCGGTGTACTGGTCAACAAAATTGACTCTTATGTAAAAAGTCACGACGTAAAAAGTCGATCAGCATTCCTGGCGGATGCAGCTATGGAAAAACTTCGCCTTTAA
- a CDS encoding HD domain-containing protein, translating to MENLNQHINFIMELDRLKAVQRRCRIKCDDNRFENSAEHSWHIALMAQVLSVYADEPVNLDRVVTMLLIHDIVEIDAGDTFAFDMAGQESTAEVEAKAADRIFGLLPEPQAKSYRALWQEFEEAQTADGRFAKAMDRLLPLLQNCRNEGGSWLEHGVSRSQVIKRNEYLKGSVPRLWDYAVQEIDQATDKGWLVKD from the coding sequence ATGGAAAACTTAAATCAACACATCAATTTTATAATGGAGCTGGATCGCCTGAAGGCTGTCCAGCGTCGATGCCGGATCAAATGTGATGACAACCGTTTTGAGAACAGTGCCGAGCACAGCTGGCATATTGCCCTGATGGCTCAGGTATTGTCGGTCTATGCCGACGAGCCCGTGAATCTCGACAGGGTAGTGACGATGTTGTTGATACACGACATTGTTGAGATTGACGCAGGGGACACCTTTGCCTTTGATATGGCAGGTCAGGAAAGTACGGCAGAGGTTGAGGCCAAAGCTGCAGACCGAATTTTCGGACTCTTGCCAGAACCACAGGCAAAAAGCTATCGCGCGCTCTGGCAGGAGTTTGAAGAGGCACAAACAGCCGATGGCCGCTTTGCCAAGGCGATGGACCGTCTGCTGCCATTACTGCAAAACTGCCGGAATGAGGGTGGTAGCTGGCTTGAACATGGTGTTTCACGCTCTCAGGTCATCAAGCGGAATGAATACCTGAAAGGGAGCGTACCCAGACTTTGGGATTATGCTGTGCAAGAGATTGATCAAGCCACAGACAAAGGCTGGCTGGTAAAAGATTGA